A section of the Pseudomonas sp. FP453 genome encodes:
- a CDS encoding Rieske (2Fe-2S) protein, with the protein MKFLCPSDTLAPDSSRGFEIDGCKLLAVRRDGVAYFYINRCPHRGIPLEWQADQFLDSSASLIQCATHGALFLIESGECISGPCAGQSLTALPGREDAQGLWVEL; encoded by the coding sequence ATGAAGTTTCTCTGCCCCTCCGACACCCTTGCGCCCGACAGCAGCCGCGGTTTTGAAATCGATGGTTGCAAATTGTTGGCGGTGCGCCGTGACGGCGTTGCCTACTTCTATATCAACCGCTGCCCCCATCGCGGCATCCCGCTGGAATGGCAAGCCGACCAGTTCCTCGACAGCAGCGCCAGCCTGATCCAGTGCGCCACCCACGGCGCCTTGTTTCTGATCGAAAGCGGCGAGTGCATCTCCGGCCCGTGCGCCGGCCAAAGCCTCACCGCCCTGCCCGGCCGTGAGGACGCGCAGGGCCTGTGGGTGGAACTCTAG